One window of the Silurus meridionalis isolate SWU-2019-XX chromosome 24, ASM1480568v1, whole genome shotgun sequence genome contains the following:
- the atp5pf gene encoding ATP synthase-coupling factor 6, mitochondrial isoform X2, whose protein sequence is MALRGLLQLSLVFRSAASVTLRRNIGISAVLFNKAKDLDPVQKLFLDKIREYTVKSKTSGGVVDAGPSYQKNMTEEINKLQRLYGGGDLTKFPDFKFQEPKLEEVAK, encoded by the exons ATGGCGCTCCGTGGGCTTCTTCAGCTTTCCTTGGTCTTCCGCTCGGCTGCGAGTGTGACACTGCGCAGGAACATTGGCATCTCTGCTGTTCTTTTTAACAAGGCGAAAGATCTGGACCCTGTACAGAAACTCTTCCTGGACAAAATCCGCGAGTACACCGTTAAGAGCAA GACTTCAGGTGGAGTGGTTGATGCTGGCCCCAGCTACCAGAAGAACATGACAGAAGAGATTAACAAACTGCAGAGGTTATATGGTGGAGGTGACCTGACTAAATTCCCTGACTTCAAATTCCAAG AGCCCAAGCTGGAGGAGGTTGCCAAGTGA
- the atp5pf gene encoding ATP synthase-coupling factor 6, mitochondrial isoform X1 produces the protein MSRLLMNISIKPLDSMALRGLLQLSLVFRSAASVTLRRNIGISAVLFNKAKDLDPVQKLFLDKIREYTVKSKTSGGVVDAGPSYQKNMTEEINKLQRLYGGGDLTKFPDFKFQEPKLEEVAK, from the exons ATGTCTCGCTTGCTAATGAACATTAGCATTAAACCGCT AGACAGCATGGCGCTCCGTGGGCTTCTTCAGCTTTCCTTGGTCTTCCGCTCGGCTGCGAGTGTGACACTGCGCAGGAACATTGGCATCTCTGCTGTTCTTTTTAACAAGGCGAAAGATCTGGACCCTGTACAGAAACTCTTCCTGGACAAAATCCGCGAGTACACCGTTAAGAGCAA GACTTCAGGTGGAGTGGTTGATGCTGGCCCCAGCTACCAGAAGAACATGACAGAAGAGATTAACAAACTGCAGAGGTTATATGGTGGAGGTGACCTGACTAAATTCCCTGACTTCAAATTCCAAG AGCCCAAGCTGGAGGAGGTTGCCAAGTGA